One window of the Streptomyces asoensis genome contains the following:
- a CDS encoding acyl-CoA dehydrogenase family protein: MAGSADFDLYRPSEEHDMLRDAIRSLSEAKIAPYAAAVDEEARFPQEALDALVASDLHAVHVPESYGGAGADALATVIVIEEVARACVSSSLIPAVNKLGSLPVILSGSEDLKKKYLTPLAKGDAMFSYALSEPDAGSDAAGMKTKAVRDGDHWILNGVKRWITNAGVSEYYTVMAVTDPTKRSKGISAFVVEKSDEGVSFGAPEKKLGIKGSPTREVYFDNVRIPADRMIGEEGTGFLTAMKTLDHTRITIAAQALGVAQGAFDYAKGYVQERKQFGKAIADFQGIQFMLADMAMKIEAARQLTYAAAAKSERLDADLTFQGAAAKCFASDVAMEVTTDAVQLLGGYGYTRDYPVERMMRDAKITQIYEGTNQVQRIVMARNLP; encoded by the coding sequence TTGGCCGGATCGGCTGACTTCGACCTGTACCGCCCGTCAGAGGAGCACGACATGCTCCGCGACGCCATCCGCTCGCTGTCCGAGGCGAAGATCGCGCCGTACGCCGCCGCGGTGGACGAGGAGGCCCGCTTCCCGCAGGAGGCGCTGGACGCGCTGGTGGCGAGCGACCTGCACGCGGTGCACGTCCCCGAGTCGTACGGCGGCGCGGGTGCGGACGCCCTCGCCACGGTGATCGTGATCGAGGAGGTCGCGCGGGCCTGTGTGTCCTCCTCGCTGATCCCCGCGGTGAACAAACTCGGCTCCCTGCCGGTGATCCTCTCGGGCTCCGAGGACCTGAAGAAGAAGTACCTGACGCCGCTCGCCAAGGGCGACGCGATGTTCTCGTACGCCCTCTCCGAGCCGGACGCGGGCTCGGACGCGGCCGGCATGAAGACGAAGGCGGTCCGCGACGGCGACCACTGGATCCTGAACGGCGTGAAGCGCTGGATCACCAACGCGGGCGTCTCCGAGTACTACACGGTGATGGCCGTGACGGACCCGACGAAGCGCTCGAAGGGCATCAGCGCCTTCGTGGTGGAGAAGTCGGACGAGGGCGTCTCCTTCGGCGCCCCGGAGAAGAAGCTGGGCATCAAGGGCTCCCCGACCCGCGAGGTCTACTTCGACAACGTCCGTATCCCGGCCGACCGCATGATCGGCGAGGAGGGCACGGGCTTCCTGACCGCGATGAAGACCCTGGACCACACCCGCATCACGATCGCCGCGCAGGCGCTGGGCGTCGCCCAGGGCGCCTTCGACTACGCCAAGGGCTACGTCCAGGAGCGCAAGCAGTTCGGCAAGGCGATCGCCGACTTCCAGGGCATCCAGTTCATGCTCGCCGACATGGCCATGAAGATCGAGGCCGCCCGTCAGCTGACGTACGCGGCGGCGGCCAAGTCCGAGCGACTGGACGCCGACCTCACCTTCCAGGGCGCGGCCGCGAAGTGCTTCGCCTCGGACGTGGCGATGGAGGTCACCACGGACGCGGTCCAGCTCCTCGGCGGCTACGGATACACCCGGGACTACCCGGTGGAGCGGATGATGCGCGACGCGAAGATCACGCAGATCTACGAGGGCACGAACCAGGTCCAGCGCATCGTGATGGCGAGGAACCTGCCGTAA
- the purE gene encoding 5-(carboxyamino)imidazole ribonucleotide mutase, whose amino-acid sequence MSPVVGIVMGSDSDWPVMEAAAQALDEFEIAYEVDVVSAHRMPREMVAYGEQADGRGLKVIIAGAGGAAHLPGMLASVTPLPVIGVPVPLKYLDGMDSLLSIVQMPAGVPVATVSVAGARNAGLLAARILATHDEELLARMRDFQQELNDQATEKGKRLRAKVEGSNGFGFGK is encoded by the coding sequence ATGAGCCCTGTTGTAGGCATCGTCATGGGGTCGGACAGCGACTGGCCCGTCATGGAGGCCGCCGCGCAGGCCCTCGACGAGTTCGAGATCGCGTACGAGGTCGACGTCGTCTCCGCGCACCGCATGCCGCGCGAGATGGTCGCGTACGGCGAGCAGGCGGACGGGCGCGGACTCAAGGTGATCATCGCGGGCGCCGGCGGCGCCGCCCACCTCCCCGGCATGCTCGCCTCCGTGACCCCGCTGCCGGTGATCGGCGTACCCGTGCCCCTGAAGTACCTGGACGGCATGGACAGCCTGCTGTCGATCGTGCAGATGCCGGCCGGTGTCCCGGTCGCCACGGTCTCGGTGGCTGGCGCCCGCAACGCCGGTCTGCTGGCCGCCCGCATCCTCGCCACCCACGACGAGGAGCTGCTCGCCCGCATGCGGGACTTCCAGCAGGAGCTGAACGACCAGGCCACCGAGAAGGGCAAGCGGCTGCGCGCCAAGGTCGAGGGTTCGAACGGCTTCGGTTTCGGAAAGTGA
- a CDS encoding acyl-CoA thioesterase: MTDQVTAADSGSTPDIPGKPTSASRTTLSHIMSHNDTNLLGTVHGGVIMKLVDDAAGAVAGRHSGGPAVTASMDEMAFLEPVRVGDLVHVKAQVNWTGRTSMEVGVRVLAERWNESAPPTQVGSAYLVFAAVDADGKPRVVPPVLPETERDKRRYQEAQIRRTHRLARRRAIRELRERRVAEGLED; encoded by the coding sequence ATGACAGACCAGGTCACCGCGGCGGACTCGGGCAGCACCCCGGACATCCCGGGCAAGCCCACATCCGCCTCCCGCACCACCCTCAGCCACATCATGAGCCACAACGACACCAACCTGCTGGGCACGGTGCACGGCGGCGTGATCATGAAACTCGTGGACGACGCGGCGGGCGCGGTGGCCGGACGGCACTCCGGCGGGCCCGCCGTCACCGCGTCCATGGACGAGATGGCGTTCCTGGAGCCGGTCCGCGTCGGCGACCTCGTCCATGTGAAGGCGCAGGTCAACTGGACCGGCCGGACGTCGATGGAGGTGGGCGTCCGGGTCCTGGCCGAACGCTGGAACGAGTCCGCGCCGCCGACCCAGGTCGGCTCGGCCTATCTGGTCTTCGCCGCCGTCGACGCCGACGGCAAACCGCGTGTGGTCCCCCCGGTCCTCCCGGAGACGGAACGCGACAAGAGGCGGTACCAGGAGGCCCAGATCCGCCGCACCCACCGGCTGGCCCGGCGCCGGGCGATCAGGGAACTGCGCGAGCGCCGCGTCGCGGAGGGGCTCGAGGACTGA
- a CDS encoding dipeptidase, with amino-acid sequence MTSLDAARELLREFPVVDGHNDLPWALREQVRYDLDARDIAGDQHAHLHTDIPRLREGGVGAQYWSVYVRADLPDAVPATLEQIDCVRRLIARHPRDLRAALTAADMETARAEGRIASLMGAEGGHSIANSLGTLRGLYALGVRYMTLTHNDNVDWADSATDAPKAGGLSAFGREVVREMNREGMLVDLSHVAATTMRDALDATTAPVIFSHSSARAVCDHPRNIPDDVLERLPANGGMAMVTFVPKFVLQAAVDWTAAADDNMRANGFHHLATTAEAMKVHRAFEETNPRPIATVATVADHLDHMREVAGIDHLGIGGDYDGTAFTPDGLDDVSGYPNLIAELLDRGWSRPDLAKLTWQNAVRVLGAAEDVARGLQATRSPSHATIESLDG; translated from the coding sequence ATGACCTCACTGGACGCGGCCCGCGAGCTCCTGCGCGAGTTCCCCGTCGTCGACGGCCACAACGACCTGCCCTGGGCGCTGCGCGAGCAGGTCCGCTACGACCTCGACGCCCGCGACATCGCCGGCGACCAGCACGCCCACCTGCACACCGACATCCCCCGGCTGCGCGAGGGCGGGGTCGGTGCGCAGTACTGGTCGGTGTACGTGCGCGCGGACCTGCCCGACGCGGTCCCGGCGACGCTGGAGCAGATCGACTGCGTGCGGCGGCTCATCGCCCGTCACCCGCGGGACCTGCGCGCCGCGCTGACGGCCGCGGACATGGAGACGGCGCGCGCGGAGGGCCGTATCGCCTCGCTCATGGGGGCGGAGGGCGGCCACTCCATCGCCAACTCGCTCGGCACCCTGCGCGGCCTGTACGCGCTCGGCGTGCGCTACATGACGCTCACCCACAACGACAACGTGGACTGGGCGGACTCCGCGACCGACGCACCCAAGGCCGGCGGCCTGTCCGCCTTCGGCCGCGAGGTCGTGCGCGAGATGAACCGCGAGGGCATGCTGGTCGACCTCTCGCACGTGGCGGCGACGACGATGCGGGACGCGCTCGACGCGACGACCGCGCCGGTGATCTTCTCGCACTCCTCCGCGCGAGCGGTGTGCGACCACCCCCGCAACATCCCGGACGACGTCCTCGAACGCCTCCCCGCCAACGGCGGCATGGCGATGGTGACCTTCGTGCCGAAGTTCGTCCTCCAGGCGGCGGTCGACTGGACGGCCGCCGCCGACGACAACATGCGCGCGAACGGTTTCCACCACCTCGCCACCACGGCCGAGGCGATGAAGGTCCACCGGGCCTTCGAGGAGACGAACCCCCGCCCGATCGCCACCGTCGCCACGGTCGCCGACCACCTCGACCACATGCGCGAGGTCGCCGGCATCGACCACCTCGGCATCGGCGGCGACTACGACGGCACCGCCTTCACCCCCGACGGCCTCGACGACGTCTCCGGCTACCCCAACCTGATCGCGGAGCTCCTCGACCGCGGCTGGTCCCGGCCGGACCTCGCCAAGCTGACCTGGCAGAACGCGGTACGCGTACTCGGTGCGGCGGAGGACGTGGCCCGTGGCCTTCAGGCGACCCGGTCGCCGTCCCACGCGACGATCGAGTCGCTGGACGGCTGA
- a CDS encoding VOC family protein, with protein sequence MPPVARFRSVVLDCPDPRALADFYAAVLGGTPEAEDGEDDWFVLHVPGGPRIAFQQVEGYTPPEWPRADRNPQQFHLDLDGGATWAEIDAAHERVLALGARPLDLEDREKKDFQVYADPAGHPFCLCRVEHA encoded by the coding sequence ATGCCGCCCGTCGCCCGCTTCCGTTCCGTCGTCCTCGACTGTCCCGACCCGCGCGCGCTCGCCGACTTCTACGCGGCGGTCCTGGGCGGTACGCCCGAGGCCGAGGACGGCGAGGACGACTGGTTCGTCCTGCACGTCCCCGGCGGTCCCCGGATCGCGTTCCAACAGGTGGAGGGGTACACCCCGCCGGAGTGGCCGCGCGCCGACCGCAATCCGCAGCAGTTCCACCTCGATCTCGACGGCGGCGCCACCTGGGCGGAGATCGACGCGGCCCACGAGCGGGTGCTGGCGCTGGGCGCGCGGCCGCTGGATCTGGAGGACCGTGAGAAGAAGGACTTCCAGGTGTACGCCGATCCGGCGGGACATCCGTTCTGCCTGTGCCGGGTCGAGCACGCGTAG
- a CDS encoding LCP family protein, whose translation MNDWPEGWSDSDRGNRYGGGSANAQPESPRVMRQVRRGPAAPPQGAGVPQQPSYVNGQGHGDYTNAQNTGYDSGYSSGEVYGGGGDSGGPGGLGTRAPRPAPNWRRRIKWTAITVLTVLVVTSVGTYFWADGKLNREVDLSKVIDRPEAGEGTNYLIVGSDSREGMSAEEKKELHTGSAEGKRTDSMMILHTGSNGDTLISLPRDSDVEIPTFVGSESGKTYKGTGRHVKLNAAYAEDGPELLVRTVEFNTGLRIDHYVEIGFAGFANIVDSVGGVEIDIPQDIKDTKSGADFKKGKQTLNGEEALAFVRTRYALAGSDLDRTKNQQKFLAALANQVATPGTVLNPFKLYPTMSAGLDTLIVDKDMGLYDLGSMFFAMKGVNSGDGKSMNMPISGSTGGNLVWDKAKVKTLVSQLKNDEKVTVSGN comes from the coding sequence ATGAACGATTGGCCCGAGGGATGGTCCGACAGCGACCGCGGCAACCGGTACGGCGGCGGCAGCGCGAACGCGCAGCCCGAGAGCCCGCGTGTCATGCGGCAGGTCCGCCGCGGCCCGGCCGCGCCGCCGCAGGGCGCCGGCGTCCCGCAGCAGCCGTCGTACGTCAACGGCCAGGGACACGGCGACTACACGAACGCCCAGAACACCGGCTACGACAGCGGCTACAGCTCGGGCGAGGTCTACGGGGGCGGCGGCGACTCCGGCGGTCCGGGGGGCCTCGGCACCCGCGCCCCGCGTCCCGCGCCGAACTGGCGCCGCCGCATCAAGTGGACGGCGATCACCGTCCTGACCGTGCTGGTCGTGACGTCGGTGGGCACCTACTTCTGGGCCGACGGCAAGCTGAACCGCGAGGTCGACCTGTCGAAGGTCATCGACCGGCCCGAGGCGGGCGAGGGCACGAACTACCTGATCGTCGGATCCGACAGCCGTGAGGGCATGTCCGCCGAGGAGAAGAAGGAACTGCACACCGGGTCCGCCGAGGGCAAGCGCACGGACTCGATGATGATCCTGCACACCGGCTCCAACGGCGACACGCTGATCTCGCTCCCGCGCGACTCCGACGTGGAGATCCCGACGTTCGTCGGCTCCGAGTCCGGCAAGACCTACAAGGGCACCGGCCGGCACGTGAAGCTGAACGCCGCCTACGCCGAGGACGGGCCGGAGCTGCTGGTGCGCACGGTCGAGTTCAACACCGGTCTGCGCATCGACCACTACGTGGAGATCGGCTTCGCGGGCTTCGCGAACATCGTGGACTCGGTCGGCGGCGTCGAGATCGACATCCCGCAGGACATCAAGGACACCAAGTCGGGCGCCGACTTCAAGAAGGGCAAGCAGACCCTGAACGGCGAGGAGGCCCTCGCGTTCGTCCGCACCCGGTACGCGCTCGCGGGCTCCGACCTGGACCGTACGAAGAACCAGCAGAAGTTCCTCGCGGCCCTGGCCAACCAGGTGGCCACCCCGGGCACGGTCCTCAACCCCTTCAAGCTCTACCCGACCATGAGCGCGGGCCTGGACACCCTGATCGTCGACAAGGACATGGGCCTGTACGACCTGGGGTCGATGTTCTTCGCGATGAAGGGCGTCAACAGCGGCGACGGCAAGTCGATGAACATGCCCATCTCCGGTTCCACCGGCGGCAACCTCGTCTGGGACAAGGCGAAGGTGAAGACGCTGGTCAGCCAGCTGAAGAACGACGAGAAGGTCACCGTCTCGGGCAACTGA
- a CDS encoding UDP-glucose dehydrogenase family protein, which translates to MALKITVIGTGYLGATHAAAMAELGFEVLALDVVREKIEMLERGETPMYEPGLEELLRRHVPGFEGSSGRLRFTQDWAEVGAFGDVHFVCVNTPQKHGEYACDMSYVESAIGSLAPHLARPALVVGKSTVPVGSADRLARTIAELAPAGADAELAWNPEFLREGLAVQDTLHPDRIVVGVRSERAEALLRQVYETPIGEGSPFVVTDFPTAELVKTSANSFLATKISFINAMAEVCEAADGDVAKLAEAIGYDDRIGKKFLRAGIGFGGGCLPKDIRAFMARAGELGADQALTFLREIDSINMRQRGQMVELARQALGGGSFLGKRIAVLGATFKPDSDDVRDSPALNVAGQIHLQGGQVTVYDPKGMANARRVFPTLGYADSALEAVRGADAVLHLTEWQEFRELDPAQLGEVATTRLILDGRNALDPVLWRKAGWTYRAMGRPTA; encoded by the coding sequence ATGGCCCTCAAGATCACCGTGATCGGCACCGGCTATCTCGGCGCCACGCACGCCGCGGCCATGGCCGAGCTGGGTTTCGAGGTGCTCGCTCTCGATGTCGTGCGCGAAAAGATCGAGATGCTGGAACGCGGCGAGACCCCCATGTACGAGCCGGGGCTCGAGGAACTGCTGCGCCGGCACGTCCCCGGGTTCGAGGGGTCCAGCGGGCGGCTGCGCTTCACCCAGGACTGGGCCGAGGTGGGGGCCTTCGGTGACGTGCACTTCGTGTGCGTCAACACCCCGCAGAAGCACGGTGAGTACGCGTGCGACATGTCGTACGTCGAGTCCGCCATAGGCTCCCTCGCGCCTCATCTGGCGCGGCCCGCGCTCGTCGTCGGCAAGTCCACCGTGCCGGTGGGTTCCGCCGACCGGCTGGCCCGGACGATCGCCGAGCTGGCGCCCGCCGGTGCGGACGCCGAGCTCGCCTGGAACCCCGAGTTCCTGCGCGAGGGGCTCGCGGTCCAGGACACCCTGCACCCGGACCGCATCGTCGTCGGCGTGCGCAGCGAGCGGGCCGAGGCGCTGCTGCGGCAGGTGTACGAGACGCCGATCGGCGAGGGGTCGCCGTTCGTCGTCACCGACTTCCCCACCGCCGAGCTGGTGAAGACCTCCGCGAACTCCTTCCTCGCCACCAAGATCTCCTTCATCAACGCCATGGCGGAGGTGTGCGAGGCCGCCGACGGCGATGTCGCCAAGCTGGCCGAGGCCATCGGCTACGACGACCGGATCGGGAAGAAGTTCCTGCGGGCGGGGATCGGGTTCGGCGGCGGCTGTCTGCCCAAGGACATCCGGGCGTTCATGGCCCGTGCCGGTGAGCTCGGGGCCGACCAGGCGCTGACCTTCCTGCGCGAGATCGACTCCATCAACATGCGTCAGCGCGGGCAGATGGTCGAGCTGGCACGGCAGGCGCTGGGCGGCGGGTCCTTCCTGGGCAAGCGGATCGCCGTGCTCGGCGCCACCTTCAAGCCCGACTCCGACGACGTACGGGACTCGCCCGCCCTGAATGTCGCCGGGCAGATCCATCTCCAGGGCGGTCAGGTCACGGTGTACGACCCGAAGGGCATGGCCAACGCCCGCCGGGTCTTTCCGACGCTCGGGTACGCGGACTCGGCCCTGGAGGCCGTCCGGGGCGCCGACGCCGTACTGCACCTCACCGAGTGGCAGGAGTTCCGCGAGCTCGACCCGGCGCAGCTCGGGGAGGTCGCGACGACCCGGCTGATCCTCGACGGACGCAACGCGCTCGACCCGGTCCTGTGGCGCAAGGCCGGATGGACCTACCGGGCGATGGGCCGCCCGACCGCGTAG
- a CDS encoding alkene reductase, whose product MTPTKDTPFRLGGLALPHRLVMAPLTRNRAAADGTPGDLMVEYYAQRASAGLIIAEAATPNAVGQTYPNITAIHRPEHVAGWRRVTDAVRDAGGRMFLQLQHGGRVSHPATSGLTPVAPSPVPLPETIFTPEGHRPAVTPREMSPDDIGATVADFAAAARNALDAGFEGVEVHAANGHLLHQFLAGNTNRRTDAYGGSVAGRIRFTAEVVEAVAAEIGAERVGVRISPGVTFNGIEEGDDETAELYPALVERLKGLGLAYLHVVYADPDAPLFRRIRAEWPGTLVANPVLPELTTDAVSRAVDRLLAAGAELIALGRPFLANPDLVDRLRRGAPLNPLRDRYLMYVGGAVGYTDYPALPDGPAQPSSDSIVAWDGDRVA is encoded by the coding sequence ATGACACCGACCAAGGACACCCCGTTCCGGCTGGGAGGGCTCGCTCTCCCCCACCGTCTCGTCATGGCTCCCCTGACCCGCAACCGCGCCGCCGCCGACGGCACGCCGGGCGACCTCATGGTCGAGTACTACGCCCAGCGTGCCTCCGCCGGCCTGATCATCGCCGAGGCCGCGACGCCCAACGCGGTCGGGCAGACGTATCCGAACATCACCGCGATCCACCGGCCCGAGCACGTGGCCGGATGGCGGCGGGTGACCGACGCCGTGCGGGACGCGGGCGGCCGGATGTTCCTCCAGCTCCAGCACGGCGGGCGGGTGAGTCATCCGGCGACCAGCGGGCTGACGCCCGTCGCCCCCTCCCCCGTCCCGTTGCCGGAGACGATCTTCACGCCGGAGGGTCACCGGCCTGCCGTCACGCCCCGGGAGATGAGCCCGGACGACATCGGCGCCACCGTCGCCGACTTCGCCGCGGCCGCCCGCAACGCGCTCGACGCCGGTTTCGAGGGCGTGGAGGTGCACGCCGCCAACGGCCATCTGCTGCACCAGTTCCTGGCCGGCAACACCAATCGCCGCACCGACGCCTACGGCGGCTCGGTCGCCGGGCGGATCCGGTTCACGGCGGAGGTGGTGGAGGCGGTCGCCGCGGAGATCGGCGCGGAGCGGGTGGGCGTACGGATCTCGCCCGGCGTCACCTTCAACGGCATCGAGGAGGGCGACGACGAGACGGCGGAGCTCTACCCGGCGCTCGTCGAGCGGCTGAAGGGCCTCGGGCTCGCGTATCTGCACGTGGTGTACGCCGACCCGGACGCGCCGCTGTTCCGCCGGATCCGGGCCGAGTGGCCGGGGACGCTCGTCGCCAACCCGGTGCTGCCGGAACTCACCACGGACGCCGTGTCCCGCGCGGTCGACCGGCTGCTCGCCGCCGGAGCCGAGCTGATCGCCCTGGGGCGACCGTTCCTGGCCAACCCCGACCTGGTCGACCGGCTGCGCCGGGGGGCGCCGCTGAACCCCCTGCGGGACCGGTACCTGATGTACGTGGGCGGGGCGGTCGGCTACACCGACTACCCCGCCCTGCCCGACGGGCCCGCTCAGCCGTCCAGCGACTCGATCGTCGCGTGGGACGGCGACCGGGTCGCCTGA
- a CDS encoding CGNR zinc finger domain-containing protein, whose product MNDRSAAPGSLALVESLVNTLDLESGADALDTAEGRARFGLPENTDGAGDAAGELARARELRESLRAALLAHAGHPPHREVTPLGELLASAPLLVTIDEHDGSARLAAAGAASLLSRTAAAVADALIAGTWTRLKACEAVTCHWAYYDRSPAGRGRWCSMQVCGARAKMRRYRAK is encoded by the coding sequence ATGAATGACCGATCGGCGGCGCCCGGGAGCCTGGCCCTGGTCGAGTCCCTGGTGAACACGCTGGACCTCGAGTCGGGCGCGGACGCGCTGGACACCGCGGAGGGCCGGGCGCGCTTCGGGCTGCCGGAGAACACCGACGGCGCCGGGGACGCGGCCGGCGAGCTGGCGCGGGCCCGTGAGCTGCGCGAGTCCCTGCGCGCCGCCCTGCTGGCCCACGCGGGCCATCCGCCGCACCGCGAGGTGACCCCGCTGGGCGAGCTGCTGGCGTCGGCGCCCCTGCTGGTGACGATCGACGAGCACGACGGCTCCGCCCGCCTGGCCGCCGCCGGAGCGGCCTCGCTGCTCTCCCGTACGGCCGCCGCGGTGGCGGATGCGCTGATCGCGGGCACCTGGACCCGGCTGAAGGCCTGCGAGGCCGTCACCTGCCACTGGGCGTACTACGACCGCAGTCCGGCGGGCCGGGGGCGGTGGTGCTCGATGCAGGTGTGCGGGGCGCGCGCGAAGATGCGCCGGTACCGGGCGAAGTAG
- a CDS encoding dipeptidase codes for MADLHDEPHTLPEVGELDDEAQTAPFSPYAPLTAEEAAEAAEAAQAVQAAQEPESTPLERARALLATHPVADGYSGLPSALRHLPCYDLQLGESAVDTDVPRLRRGNVGALLWSLHLPEGLVADRAVGATLEQLDLVRSVIAAHPEGLRLARSAGQVIDARNCGRVAIVLGPAAAAALDDSLGVLRVLHSLGLRVLTLAGTSWAGDAGLTRFGEEVLREMNRLGVLADLSGASDLTVGRVLTLSRTPVLCTRSAAAALRPHPANLSDELLAGLGEAKGLCLVPLTAEQTGPGLRDVADHLDHVRAIAGPACVGLSGLYDSGAAHPQGLADASGYPHLIAELLRRGWPEADITLLTWGNVQRVLRTADFTARAAQDRREPSTARIAELDR; via the coding sequence ATGGCCGACCTCCATGACGAGCCGCACACCCTTCCCGAGGTCGGTGAGCTCGACGACGAGGCGCAGACGGCCCCGTTCAGCCCGTACGCGCCGCTCACGGCCGAGGAAGCCGCCGAGGCCGCCGAGGCCGCCCAAGCAGTCCAGGCCGCCCAGGAGCCCGAGAGCACCCCGCTGGAGCGCGCCCGGGCCCTCCTCGCCACGCACCCCGTCGCCGACGGCTACAGCGGACTGCCCTCGGCCCTGCGTCACCTGCCCTGCTACGACCTCCAGCTCGGCGAGAGCGCCGTCGACACGGACGTGCCCCGGCTGCGCCGCGGCAATGTCGGCGCGCTGCTGTGGTCGCTGCACCTGCCCGAGGGCCTCGTCGCCGACCGGGCCGTCGGGGCCACCCTGGAGCAGCTGGACCTCGTCCGGTCGGTGATCGCCGCCCACCCCGAAGGGCTGCGGCTCGCCCGCAGCGCCGGGCAGGTCATCGACGCCCGCAACTGCGGCCGCGTCGCCATCGTCCTGGGCCCGGCCGCGGCCGCCGCGCTCGACGACTCCCTGGGCGTCCTGCGCGTGCTGCACTCCCTCGGGCTGCGCGTCCTCACCCTCGCCGGCACCTCCTGGGCGGGCGACGCGGGGCTGACCCGGTTCGGCGAGGAGGTCCTGCGCGAGATGAACCGGCTCGGCGTGCTCGCCGACCTCTCCGGCGCCTCCGACCTCACCGTCGGCCGCGTGCTCACCCTCTCCAGGACGCCGGTCCTGTGCACCCGCTCCGCCGCCGCCGCGCTGCGCCCCCATCCCGCCAACCTGTCCGACGAACTGCTCGCCGGGCTGGGCGAGGCCAAGGGACTCTGCCTGGTGCCGCTGACCGCCGAGCAGACCGGCCCCGGCCTGCGGGACGTGGCCGACCACCTCGACCACGTCCGCGCGATCGCCGGCCCGGCCTGCGTCGGCCTGTCCGGCCTCTACGACTCCGGCGCCGCCCACCCGCAGGGCCTCGCCGACGCCTCCGGCTATCCGCATCTGATCGCCGAGCTGCTCCGCCGGGGCTGGCCGGAGGCCGACATCACCCTGCTGACCTGGGGCAACGTGCAGCGCGTCCTGCGCACCGCCGACTTCACGGCCCGAGCGGCCCAGGACCGCAGGGAGCCGTCGACGGCGAGGATCGCGGAGCTGGACAGATAG
- a CDS encoding four-helix bundle copper-binding protein has translation MTQPGTMTAMSKEMQDCVEACMSCHSMCEETMSSCMQMGGQAQMQIMRALMDCSETTRMCADMMMRRSPMSAEMCAMCAKACDMCAEACMAMPDDPQMMRCAESCRRCAEMCRTMAGATM, from the coding sequence ATGACCCAGCCCGGAACCATGACCGCCATGAGCAAGGAGATGCAGGACTGCGTCGAGGCGTGCATGTCCTGCCACAGCATGTGCGAGGAGACCATGAGCTCCTGCATGCAGATGGGCGGCCAGGCCCAGATGCAGATCATGCGCGCGCTCATGGACTGTTCCGAGACGACCCGCATGTGCGCCGACATGATGATGCGGCGCTCGCCCATGTCGGCCGAGATGTGCGCCATGTGCGCCAAGGCGTGCGACATGTGCGCCGAGGCGTGTATGGCCATGCCGGACGATCCGCAGATGATGCGGTGTGCGGAGTCCTGTCGCCGCTGCGCCGAGATGTGCCGCACGATGGCGGGCGCCACCATGTGA
- a CDS encoding MerR family transcriptional regulator, protein MRIGELARRTNVSERSLRYYEAQGLLTADRTPGGHRDYPERAVDRVVLIQELFAAGLHSTKIAQLLPCMRDSDGGPSAVATPRLVADLTAERDRIDRTIADLVRSRDTLDDVIQVAEGT, encoded by the coding sequence ATGCGGATCGGTGAACTGGCGCGGCGTACGAACGTCAGCGAGCGCTCCCTGCGCTACTACGAGGCCCAGGGGCTGCTGACCGCCGACCGCACCCCCGGCGGGCACCGGGACTACCCGGAGCGGGCCGTCGACCGGGTCGTGCTCATCCAGGAGCTGTTCGCGGCCGGGCTCCACAGCACCAAGATCGCCCAGCTGCTGCCGTGCATGCGGGACTCCGACGGGGGCCCCTCCGCCGTCGCCACCCCCAGGCTGGTGGCCGACCTCACCGCCGAACGCGACCGCATCGACCGTACGATCGCGGATCTGGTCCGGTCCCGGGACACCCTGGACGACGTGATCCAGGTGGCTGAGGGCACCTGA
- a CDS encoding VOC family protein, which translates to MALAKLGVVVLDCPDPGALAGFYAEVLGGTVEGEGDWVDVKVPGGRSLAFQAAPGFVPPAWPAPDHSQQFHLDLTVDDLDAAERGVLALGAKPLDAEDHSRGWRVYADPAGHPFCLCSC; encoded by the coding sequence ATGGCTCTCGCCAAGCTGGGCGTCGTCGTTCTGGACTGTCCCGACCCGGGCGCGCTGGCCGGTTTCTACGCCGAGGTGCTGGGCGGCACCGTCGAGGGCGAGGGGGACTGGGTCGACGTGAAGGTGCCCGGCGGTCGGTCGCTGGCCTTCCAGGCCGCCCCCGGGTTCGTACCGCCCGCGTGGCCCGCGCCCGACCACTCGCAGCAGTTCCATCTGGACCTGACCGTCGACGACCTGGACGCCGCCGAGCGGGGCGTGCTGGCGCTGGGCGCGAAGCCGCTGGACGCGGAGGACCACTCACGCGGCTGGCGTGTCTACGCGGATCCGGCTGGGCACCCGTTCTGCCTGTGCAGCTGCTGA